The following are from one region of the Haloactinomyces albus genome:
- a CDS encoding cytochrome P450 gives MSADSEAPRIDSTTESPTAMRRLLPADMVDRQRCPFDPPPGLERRRGDGSVQPLPLLNGAQAWLVTGFEEARAVLADSRFSSDRVRHRDATRMQPHEVAERAAAAERGEVQTGESGAAQAVESRSDGMFIFMDPPEHTRLRRLLTGQFTVRRMRALESRVTEIAAEHIAAMQAAGTEADLVPAYALPLPSLMICELLGVDYADRAEFQEHTATSLNVNTSDEERARAGAELYTFIQRLVADKRATPTDDLLSGLIHDADPPLTDAQLVDIALVLLGAGHETTANMLGLGTFALLESPDQLAALRANPDLIDNTVEELLRYLSIIQLGVTRVATENVTLGGVDIPAGATVVLGTPEANRDPQQWSEPDRLDLHRPRAPHLAFGHGVHQCLGQQLARIEMRIGLSELFTRLPRLRLAVPAEEVALRNDMLIFGVHSLPVTWT, from the coding sequence ATGAGCGCCGACAGCGAGGCTCCCCGGATCGACTCCACGACGGAGTCGCCCACGGCGATGCGTCGTCTTCTGCCCGCGGACATGGTGGATCGGCAGCGGTGCCCGTTCGATCCGCCACCCGGTCTGGAGCGGCGGCGTGGCGACGGGTCGGTTCAGCCGCTGCCGCTGCTCAACGGCGCCCAGGCCTGGCTGGTGACCGGCTTCGAAGAGGCTCGAGCCGTGCTGGCCGATTCTCGTTTCAGCTCCGACAGAGTCCGCCACCGCGACGCCACCCGGATGCAGCCGCACGAGGTGGCCGAGAGGGCGGCAGCGGCGGAGCGTGGCGAGGTGCAGACGGGCGAGAGCGGCGCGGCGCAGGCTGTGGAGAGCCGCAGCGACGGGATGTTCATCTTCATGGACCCGCCGGAACACACTCGGCTGCGGCGGCTGCTGACCGGCCAGTTCACCGTGCGTCGGATGCGGGCGCTGGAATCGCGGGTCACCGAGATCGCCGCCGAGCACATCGCGGCCATGCAGGCCGCAGGCACCGAGGCCGATCTCGTGCCCGCGTATGCGCTGCCGCTGCCATCGTTGATGATCTGTGAACTGCTCGGCGTCGACTACGCCGACCGGGCGGAGTTCCAGGAGCACACCGCCACCTCACTGAACGTCAACACCAGCGACGAGGAGCGAGCACGCGCCGGCGCCGAACTCTACACGTTCATCCAGCGCCTGGTGGCCGACAAGCGGGCGACACCCACCGACGATCTGCTCTCGGGGCTCATTCACGACGCCGACCCGCCACTGACCGACGCCCAACTGGTCGACATCGCCCTCGTCCTGCTCGGCGCCGGGCACGAGACCACCGCGAACATGCTGGGTCTGGGCACCTTCGCGCTCCTGGAGAGCCCCGACCAGCTCGCCGCGCTGCGCGCCAACCCCGACCTCATCGACAACACCGTCGAGGAACTGCTGCGTTACCTGAGCATCATCCAACTCGGGGTGACCAGGGTGGCCACCGAGAACGTCACTCTCGGCGGCGTGGACATTCCCGCCGGAGCCACCGTCGTGCTGGGAACACCCGAAGCCAACCGGGATCCCCAGCAGTGGTCCGAACCCGATCGGCTCGACCTGCACCGACCCCGCGCCCCGCACTTGGCCTTCGGCCACGGCGTGCACCAGTGCCTGGGGCAGCAGCTGGCCCGCATCGAGATGCGCATCGGGCTCAGCGAGCTGTTCACCCGACTGCCGAGGCTGCGACTCGCCGTGCCCGCCGAGGAGGTGGCGTTGCGCAACGACATGCTGATCTTCGGCGTGCACTCGCTGCCCGTGACCTGGACCTGA
- a CDS encoding aminoacyl-tRNA hydrolase, which translates to MTDAASVLEPLTARYTSWLELSDESTADTSDEDPDDVVLMPMVLRIERNEPPARTDLLQAAASAAIAVCLDERCRPGGEWRDAVGTWAAGRIRKVARRARGSHWSAVQSLPGHTITVGTAQVRAFLPMRLSEMPKELTRLQISGSELEPDEPESAVDGVPVLWLNPDIEMSAGKSAAQVGHASMILAALLYGTGAHGELDRWAADGFPCAVRTPDGASWRALHPGTEPAAAWRERGVAAVRDAGFTEIDPGTVTVLAQWPGGVGQFREKLTDAG; encoded by the coding sequence GTGACAGATGCCGCCTCCGTTCTCGAGCCGCTGACCGCCCGCTATACGTCCTGGTTGGAGTTGTCCGACGAGTCGACCGCCGACACCTCGGACGAGGACCCGGACGATGTCGTCCTGATGCCGATGGTGTTGCGGATCGAACGCAACGAGCCGCCCGCACGGACGGACCTGCTGCAAGCGGCGGCCTCGGCGGCCATCGCGGTGTGTCTGGACGAGCGGTGCAGGCCGGGAGGCGAGTGGCGCGATGCGGTGGGCACCTGGGCGGCCGGACGTATCCGCAAGGTAGCCCGGCGCGCTCGTGGATCGCACTGGAGCGCCGTGCAGTCCCTGCCCGGGCACACGATCACCGTGGGCACTGCGCAGGTGCGCGCGTTCCTGCCGATGCGGTTGTCCGAGATGCCCAAGGAGCTCACGCGCCTGCAGATCTCCGGTAGCGAGCTCGAACCCGACGAGCCGGAGTCGGCGGTGGACGGCGTGCCGGTTCTGTGGCTCAACCCCGATATCGAGATGAGCGCGGGCAAGTCGGCCGCACAGGTCGGCCACGCAAGCATGATCCTGGCGGCTCTGCTGTACGGCACGGGGGCGCACGGTGAGTTGGACCGGTGGGCCGCCGACGGTTTTCCCTGTGCGGTGCGGACCCCGGATGGGGCGAGCTGGCGTGCCCTGCATCCCGGGACGGAACCGGCGGCGGCGTGGCGCGAGCGCGGCGTCGCCGCCGTACGGGACGCCGGTTTCACCGAGATCGACCCGGGCACCGTCACCGTGCTCGCCCAGTGGCCGGGCGGCGTCGGTCAATTTCGCGAGAAATTGACCGACGCCGGGTGA
- a CDS encoding IucA/IucC family protein translates to MSLSVPPELNADTWRRAGRELLAKALAELSYEQLLEPVEIRSGRYRLDLPGDVSYEFSARGGAFAHWRVEPASITRTAFSTEEPAEDPLRFLLDAHTTLGMSADTAGHLARELTATMTADTKLLGPDALTAAELADLSYADLEGYQTGHPWLLPNKGRMGFSASDAARYAPEARQEHRLPWIAVHHSLADHRSVEGLPRETLLDGELDEATRERFTEELTSRALEPGDYVRMPVHPWQWDEVILPMFTPQIAEQQIVPLGTGPDRYRAQQSIRTFANLDRPQQHYVKLPLSILNTLVWRGLPTERTVAAPAVTSWVLGIAENDEFLRDDTRAVLLGEVASVTVQHPVLEHIDDVPYQYRELLGTIWRESLEGKLDPGERARTLAALLHVDRGGRAFVTELIERSGLDAETWLQRLFGALLPALLHFLYRYGVVFSPHGENTIVVFDESDAPARLAVKDFVDDVNISATPLPELADMPAEVDAALLREPPEFLRQFIQSGLFVGHFRYLAPLIEDHLGVPQDRFWTMVREEVLAYQKRFPELAERFAMFDLFTPEIERLCLNRNRLLLDAYRDRPERPHAAVHGHVPNPLHRP, encoded by the coding sequence ATGTCTTTGTCCGTGCCTCCGGAACTGAACGCCGACACCTGGCGACGTGCCGGGCGTGAGCTGCTCGCCAAGGCCCTGGCCGAGTTGTCCTACGAGCAGTTGCTCGAACCGGTCGAGATACGGTCGGGTCGGTACCGCCTCGACCTGCCCGGCGATGTCTCCTACGAGTTCTCCGCTCGCGGAGGTGCCTTCGCGCACTGGCGTGTGGAGCCCGCCTCGATCACGCGAACCGCCTTCAGTACCGAGGAACCCGCCGAGGACCCGCTGCGGTTCCTGCTCGACGCCCACACCACGCTCGGCATGAGCGCGGACACCGCAGGCCATCTCGCTCGCGAACTGACCGCGACCATGACCGCCGACACCAAGCTGCTCGGTCCGGACGCATTGACGGCCGCCGAGCTGGCGGATCTGAGTTACGCCGATCTGGAGGGGTACCAGACGGGGCACCCCTGGCTGCTGCCGAACAAGGGACGTATGGGTTTTTCCGCCTCGGACGCCGCCCGCTACGCCCCCGAAGCACGGCAGGAACATCGGCTGCCGTGGATCGCCGTGCACCACTCGCTCGCCGACCATCGGTCGGTCGAAGGACTTCCCCGCGAGACGCTGCTCGACGGCGAGCTGGACGAGGCCACGCGGGAACGGTTCACCGAGGAGCTGACCTCCCGTGCTCTGGAGCCGGGCGACTACGTCCGGATGCCCGTGCATCCCTGGCAGTGGGATGAGGTCATCCTGCCGATGTTCACCCCCCAGATCGCGGAACAGCAGATCGTGCCTCTCGGTACCGGCCCCGACCGCTACCGTGCCCAGCAGTCCATCCGCACCTTCGCCAACCTCGACCGGCCGCAGCAGCACTACGTCAAACTGCCGCTGTCGATCCTGAACACCCTGGTTTGGCGAGGGCTTCCGACCGAGCGCACCGTGGCCGCGCCAGCCGTGACCTCATGGGTGCTCGGCATCGCCGAGAACGACGAGTTCCTCCGGGACGACACACGCGCGGTGCTGCTCGGCGAGGTTGCCTCGGTGACCGTGCAGCATCCCGTGCTGGAGCACATCGACGACGTGCCGTACCAGTACCGGGAGTTGCTCGGCACCATCTGGCGGGAATCCCTGGAGGGCAAACTCGATCCCGGAGAACGTGCCCGGACCCTCGCCGCGCTCCTGCACGTCGACCGCGGCGGCCGGGCGTTCGTCACCGAACTGATCGAGCGTTCCGGCTTGGACGCCGAGACCTGGTTGCAACGACTGTTCGGGGCCCTGCTGCCCGCTCTGCTGCACTTCCTGTATCGGTATGGCGTGGTGTTCTCCCCGCACGGCGAGAACACCATCGTCGTGTTCGACGAGAGCGACGCACCCGCCCGGTTGGCGGTCAAGGACTTCGTCGACGACGTCAACATCAGCGCCACCCCGCTGCCCGAACTGGCGGACATGCCCGCCGAGGTCGATGCGGCGCTACTGCGCGAGCCCCCGGAGTTCCTGCGCCAGTTCATTCAGAGCGGCCTGTTCGTCGGCCACTTCCGCTACCTGGCACCGCTGATCGAGGATCATCTCGGGGTGCCGCAGGATCGGTTCTGGACGATGGTGCGCGAGGAGGTGCTCGCCTACCAGAAGCGTTTCCCCGAACTCGCCGAGCGCTTCGCGATGTTCGACCTGTTCACTCCGGAGATCGAGCGGCTCTGCCTGAACCGCAACCGGCTGCTGCTCGACGCCTATCGGGACCGCCCGGAGCGTCCGCACGCGGCCGTCCACGGGCACGTGCCGAACCCGCTGCATCGGCCGTGA
- a CDS encoding lysine N(6)-hydroxylase/L-ornithine N(5)-oxygenase family protein has translation MTTYDLLGVGVGPFNLSLAALTDGVEDISAVFLDENPEFSWHPGLLIDGTTLQVPFLADLVTLADPTSRWSFLAYLAEHERLYPFYFTEDFHISRREYDHYCRWAAETLPSCRFGLRVTAVHWDGTDEVFRVETQDVHTARCATFTARNVVLGVGTEPTVPAPMRGLPGKEVFHSSAYVDRAGSLREATDITVLGSGQSGAEVFLDLLRAPQAPEQRLRWLTRSRAFAPMEYSKLGLEHFTPDYTRYFHSLPQHTRDSVLAGQGQLYKAGSAETLAEIHRVIYERGVGGRDPDVTMMPNVAVTDAHRGDGGIELACHHVEQDRTFTVNTHRVVLATGYSAQRPACLDPLADVVDQDASGRYRISADYRVSLDDTVTGGLYVQNAEMHTHGVGAPDLGLGAHRAAVILNAVTGRNVYPLARRSAFTTFGVE, from the coding sequence ATGACGACCTACGACCTTCTCGGAGTCGGCGTCGGGCCGTTCAACCTGTCCCTGGCGGCACTGACCGACGGCGTCGAGGACATCTCGGCTGTCTTCCTCGACGAGAATCCGGAGTTCTCCTGGCACCCCGGGTTGCTCATCGACGGCACCACCCTGCAGGTGCCGTTCCTCGCCGATCTGGTCACCCTCGCGGATCCGACGAGCCGGTGGTCGTTTCTGGCCTACCTCGCCGAACACGAGCGGCTGTACCCGTTCTACTTCACCGAGGACTTCCACATTTCGCGCCGCGAGTACGACCACTACTGCCGATGGGCGGCCGAAACATTGCCGTCCTGCCGTTTCGGCCTGCGAGTCACGGCGGTGCACTGGGACGGCACCGACGAGGTTTTCCGGGTCGAGACGCAGGACGTGCACACCGCACGGTGTGCGACGTTCACCGCCCGCAACGTCGTGCTCGGGGTGGGCACCGAACCGACCGTTCCCGCACCGATGCGCGGACTGCCGGGCAAGGAGGTCTTCCACAGCTCCGCCTATGTGGACCGTGCCGGGTCGCTGCGCGAGGCCACCGACATCACCGTACTCGGCTCGGGCCAGTCCGGGGCGGAGGTTTTCCTGGACCTGCTGCGCGCACCGCAGGCACCGGAGCAGAGACTGCGCTGGCTGACCCGATCCCGCGCGTTCGCACCGATGGAGTACTCCAAGCTCGGGCTCGAACACTTCACGCCCGACTACACCCGCTACTTCCACTCACTGCCGCAGCACACCAGGGACAGCGTGCTCGCCGGACAAGGACAGCTCTACAAGGCCGGCAGCGCCGAAACGCTGGCCGAGATCCACCGCGTCATCTACGAGCGCGGTGTCGGTGGCCGGGATCCGGACGTGACCATGATGCCCAATGTGGCCGTCACGGATGCCCACCGCGGCGACGGTGGCATCGAACTGGCCTGCCACCACGTCGAGCAGGACCGCACGTTCACCGTCAACACGCATCGGGTCGTGCTCGCCACCGGCTACTCGGCGCAGCGCCCCGCCTGCCTCGATCCACTGGCCGATGTCGTCGACCAGGACGCCTCCGGACGCTATCGGATCTCCGCCGACTACCGGGTCTCGCTCGACGACACGGTGACCGGCGGTCTGTATGTGCAGAACGCCGAGATGCACACCCACGGTGTCGGTGCTCCGGATCTCGGTCTCGGAGCACACCGCGCGGCGGTCATCCTCAACGCCGTCACCGGCAGGAACGTCTACCCGCTCGCCCGCCGGAGCGCCTTCACCACGTTCGGCGTCGAGTGA
- a CDS encoding IucA/IucC family protein has protein sequence MTAAPTASIHTVRGQDPDEMAGAAAVDGLLRCWLRETRVAVPEAGPLLLELPTSGTCLHAEVLYRSPTGFHRFGTTTLSTGTPVGAVTIATLLALEAATSRTAAGNAVGDLVARVADSEQRIARHLRARRKEADSGTAGTNGTAGTNGAAGTTGTAGTTPFLAAEQALVLGHPLHPAPKSRIGWTETEAERFSPELGAGFALHWFAAAPSIVSASGDIRESLADFAPATPGNTIPVPAHPWQARELHARPQIRHLLEAGLLHDLGQSGPQWYPTASIRTVYHPHAPVMLKFSLGLAITNSKRENLRKELRRGAEIHRLLEAGLGDELAQAHPTFGVVRDPAWLTVEAPGRAESGLELVVRSNPFGDTDPNTIDRTGCIAGLLAERPELGRSKITSIIEDLATRTGRTRGDIAEQWCDRYFDHVIAPVLWLYGTHGLGLEAHQQNTLVTLDPDGWPCGGWYRDNQGYYLSERRIEALERFLPGVGEDGDNRCADAVIDERLGYYIGINNILGVIGAFGSQGLADERRLLALFRRRLREFPYLQPARTLVHSATLRCKANLLTRVDGLDELVGPLETQSVYCDIANPFQEGEPQEAGDTA, from the coding sequence ATGACCGCGGCACCGACCGCATCGATCCACACGGTGCGGGGACAGGATCCGGACGAGATGGCGGGCGCCGCGGCGGTGGACGGGCTGCTTCGCTGCTGGCTCCGGGAAACCCGAGTCGCCGTCCCCGAAGCCGGTCCGCTGCTGCTGGAACTGCCCACCAGCGGCACCTGCCTGCACGCCGAGGTTCTGTACCGCTCCCCCACCGGTTTCCACCGCTTCGGGACGACAACCCTGAGCACGGGGACACCGGTCGGCGCCGTGACCATCGCGACGCTGCTGGCTCTCGAGGCCGCCACGAGCAGGACGGCGGCCGGAAACGCTGTCGGCGACCTGGTGGCCCGAGTCGCCGACTCCGAACAGCGCATCGCCCGGCACCTGAGAGCGCGCCGGAAAGAAGCGGACAGTGGCACTGCGGGTACCAATGGCACTGCGGGTACCAATGGCGCTGCGGGCACCACGGGCACTGCGGGCACCACGCCGTTCCTCGCAGCAGAGCAGGCACTGGTACTCGGGCATCCGCTGCATCCCGCGCCGAAGAGCCGCATCGGCTGGACCGAGACCGAGGCCGAGCGGTTTTCTCCCGAACTGGGCGCCGGTTTCGCGTTGCACTGGTTCGCCGCCGCCCCCTCGATCGTCTCCGCTTCCGGTGATATCCGGGAATCGCTCGCGGATTTCGCCCCCGCGACACCCGGCAACACCATCCCCGTACCCGCACACCCGTGGCAGGCACGGGAACTGCACGCACGGCCGCAGATCAGACACTTGCTCGAGGCCGGCCTGCTGCACGACCTCGGGCAGTCAGGTCCACAGTGGTATCCCACGGCGTCGATTCGCACCGTTTACCACCCGCACGCGCCGGTCATGCTCAAATTCTCCCTCGGGCTTGCCATCACCAATTCCAAACGGGAGAACCTGCGCAAGGAGTTGCGCCGCGGCGCCGAGATACACCGGTTGCTCGAGGCCGGTCTCGGAGACGAACTCGCGCAGGCCCATCCGACCTTCGGGGTGGTTCGGGATCCCGCCTGGCTGACCGTGGAGGCACCGGGCCGGGCGGAAAGCGGGCTGGAACTGGTAGTGCGTTCCAACCCCTTCGGCGACACCGATCCGAACACCATCGACCGCACCGGATGTATCGCCGGCCTCCTGGCCGAACGGCCCGAACTGGGCCGTTCGAAGATCACCTCGATCATCGAGGACCTCGCCACGCGCACCGGCAGGACGCGTGGCGACATCGCCGAACAGTGGTGCGACCGCTACTTCGACCACGTGATCGCACCCGTGCTGTGGTTGTACGGCACCCACGGTCTCGGACTGGAGGCCCATCAGCAGAACACCCTCGTGACACTCGATCCCGACGGATGGCCCTGCGGCGGCTGGTACCGCGACAACCAGGGGTACTACCTGTCCGAACGGCGCATCGAGGCACTCGAACGGTTCCTGCCCGGTGTCGGCGAGGACGGGGACAACCGCTGCGCCGATGCCGTGATCGACGAGCGTCTGGGCTACTACATCGGCATCAACAACATCCTCGGCGTCATCGGCGCGTTCGGCTCGCAGGGGCTCGCCGACGAGCGGCGGTTGCTCGCCCTGTTCCGTCGGCGCCTCCGGGAGTTTCCTTACCTGCAACCGGCCCGGACGCTGGTCCATTCGGCCACGCTGCGCTGCAAGGCCAACCTGCTCACCCGGGTCGACGGGCTCGACGAACTCGTCGGCCCGCTGGAGACGCAGTCCGTGTACTGCGACATCGCAAACCCCTTCCAGGAGGGCGAACCGCAGGAGGCGGGAGATACCGCATGA
- a CDS encoding pyridoxal phosphate-dependent decarboxylase family protein, whose amino-acid sequence MTSSTQLAGGNGGPEHLLPLIDTALEGLGKGTVERNGPLPAGGPGSNGLRTGSTAVTGEGCPNTGVGATRALAEMSQWFTQYAIDPADPACAAHLHTPPLAVAVAADVVAGAVNSSLDSWDQGPSGVAVEADVVRALAHLIGYCPETATGAMTSGGTESNVTGLMLAREHATRAAAGKASRRGRPRILCSTDAHFSVARSAGVLGLGEDAAIEVGLDSRRRMDPESLHTALAAIDDAGDVPIAVVATAGTTDLGTIDPIPEIAGIAETHGLWLHVDAAYGGGAVFSHRLAPLLDGLERADSVAIDLHKLGWQPVAAGLFLVRDATLFDPLQRRVAYLNSEDDEQAGYRSLLGRSLRTTRRADALKVAVTLRALGRTGLGALVDRCHDLAGHAASRVNDEPRLTLHSDPVLTTVVFRYLPRAGDPDSVNARLRRRLLDEGRAVIGRTEFDGAVHLKLTLLNPNTTEGDIDALLETVVAAGDKECA is encoded by the coding sequence GTGACGAGCAGCACCCAGCTCGCCGGTGGTAATGGCGGGCCCGAGCACCTGCTACCGCTGATCGACACCGCGCTCGAGGGCCTTGGCAAAGGCACCGTCGAGCGCAACGGGCCACTACCTGCAGGCGGACCCGGTTCGAACGGACTCCGCACCGGCAGCACCGCCGTGACCGGGGAGGGCTGCCCGAACACCGGCGTGGGAGCAACCCGGGCGCTGGCGGAGATGAGCCAATGGTTCACCCAGTACGCGATCGATCCGGCCGACCCGGCATGCGCCGCACATCTGCACACACCTCCGCTGGCGGTCGCGGTAGCCGCCGACGTCGTGGCCGGTGCGGTGAACTCCTCCTTGGACTCCTGGGACCAGGGACCGTCCGGTGTCGCCGTCGAAGCCGATGTGGTGCGCGCCCTCGCCCACCTCATCGGCTACTGCCCCGAGACGGCCACCGGAGCAATGACCTCCGGCGGCACCGAGTCCAATGTGACCGGATTGATGCTGGCTCGCGAGCATGCCACTCGTGCGGCAGCGGGCAAGGCCTCCCGCCGGGGACGGCCCAGAATCCTGTGTTCGACCGACGCGCACTTCTCGGTGGCACGCAGCGCAGGCGTACTGGGCCTGGGCGAAGACGCTGCCATCGAGGTCGGCCTGGACAGCAGGCGCCGGATGGACCCGGAGAGCCTGCACACGGCTCTCGCCGCCATCGACGATGCCGGTGACGTTCCCATCGCCGTCGTGGCCACGGCAGGCACGACCGACCTCGGCACCATCGACCCGATTCCGGAGATCGCCGGAATCGCCGAGACACACGGCCTGTGGCTGCACGTGGATGCCGCCTATGGCGGTGGAGCAGTGTTCTCGCACCGCTTGGCGCCGCTGCTCGACGGACTCGAACGCGCCGACTCGGTAGCCATCGACCTGCACAAACTGGGGTGGCAACCCGTTGCCGCGGGGCTTTTCCTCGTCCGCGATGCCACCCTGTTCGATCCACTGCAACGCCGGGTCGCCTACCTCAACTCCGAGGACGACGAGCAAGCAGGCTACCGGAGCCTGCTCGGCCGCTCACTGCGCACCACGCGCCGGGCCGATGCCCTCAAGGTCGCGGTGACCTTACGCGCTCTGGGGCGAACGGGCCTCGGCGCACTCGTCGACCGCTGCCACGATCTCGCCGGGCACGCGGCATCGCGGGTGAACGACGAACCTCGGCTCACGCTCCACAGCGATCCGGTACTGACCACAGTGGTCTTTCGCTATCTTCCCCGAGCCGGCGATCCGGACTCGGTCAACGCCCGGCTGCGCAGGCGGCTGCTGGACGAGGGCCGTGCCGTCATCGGCCGCACCGAGTTCGACGGGGCGGTCCACCTCAAACTCACGCTGCTCAACCCGAACACCACGGAGGGCGACATCGACGCCCTGCTGGAAACCGTTGTCGCCGCCGGAGACAAGGAGTGCGCATGA
- a CDS encoding TetR/AcrR family transcriptional regulator, translating into MRSDKSTDGQGRTFTEQARRSQIVECAIATMTEFGYVRSSLAEIAKRAGISKGVIAYHFANKDELTEQVVFELYRRAGQLIGTRVEKAPTAASALQGYLEVNLAFIQGNPDLVRVLTDIVMNFRDENGHLRYGPDDADGLLQHLEGILRRGQETGEFRDFSTRPMAIVIRAAIDAASGRISMDPHFDIGAYTSELITMFDLATAKGPR; encoded by the coding sequence ATGCGGTCAGATAAGAGTACGGATGGCCAGGGAAGGACGTTCACTGAGCAGGCGCGTCGGTCTCAGATCGTGGAATGCGCGATCGCCACGATGACCGAGTTCGGCTACGTACGGTCATCGTTGGCCGAGATCGCGAAACGTGCCGGGATCAGCAAAGGGGTGATCGCGTACCACTTCGCCAACAAGGACGAGCTCACCGAGCAGGTCGTGTTCGAGCTCTACCGTCGAGCAGGGCAACTCATCGGCACGCGGGTCGAAAAGGCTCCGACCGCGGCCTCGGCATTGCAGGGGTACCTCGAAGTGAACCTGGCGTTCATCCAAGGGAATCCCGACCTCGTGCGGGTGTTGACCGACATCGTCATGAACTTCCGTGATGAGAACGGCCACTTACGTTACGGCCCTGACGACGCTGACGGTCTCCTTCAGCATTTGGAGGGCATCCTGCGCCGCGGCCAGGAAACCGGGGAGTTCCGCGACTTTTCCACTCGCCCCATGGCAATCGTGATCCGAGCCGCCATCGATGCTGCGTCCGGCAGGATCAGCATGGATCCACACTTCGACATCGGCGCCTACACCAGCGAACTGATCACCATGTTCGACCTCGCCACCGCGAAGGGCCCACGATGA
- a CDS encoding VC0807 family protein — MTTLPSQPSRTRPRAQLVMMLLDTAAPLALFYGLRWAGVNQWLALILSGALPVVTISYRLITERRLGLLAVFTLTILAAGTAIGFVTGDPRLLLARESYLTGLVGVWIILTLWFSRPFILSATLPLLPEKTARSWEHDWEHDPTFRRVMRIMTIAWGTAFLLDAAARIVMAYTLPIDLVPLLSVLLLVAMLLVIVQASKAYGRRLMAKQESEENSQQRKRW, encoded by the coding sequence ATGACAACGCTTCCATCGCAGCCGAGCCGCACCAGGCCACGTGCCCAGCTCGTCATGATGCTGCTCGACACCGCGGCACCGTTGGCCCTGTTCTACGGATTGCGGTGGGCCGGTGTGAACCAGTGGCTCGCTCTGATCCTCAGTGGCGCGCTCCCCGTCGTTACGATCAGCTATCGACTCATCACCGAGCGCCGTCTCGGTCTGCTCGCGGTCTTCACGCTTACCATCCTCGCCGCCGGCACGGCGATCGGCTTCGTCACCGGCGATCCGCGTCTTCTGCTGGCTCGTGAGAGTTACCTGACCGGGCTGGTCGGTGTCTGGATCATCCTCACCCTGTGGTTCTCCCGCCCTTTCATTCTGTCCGCGACCCTGCCGTTGCTGCCGGAGAAGACCGCCCGCTCCTGGGAACACGACTGGGAGCACGACCCCACATTTCGGCGAGTCATGCGGATCATGACGATCGCCTGGGGCACGGCTTTCCTCCTCGATGCGGCCGCTCGGATCGTCATGGCCTATACCCTGCCGATCGATCTCGTTCCCCTGCTTAGTGTCTTGTTGCTGGTCGCGATGCTGCTCGTCATCGTGCAGGCCAGTAAGGCCTATGGGCGACGCCTCATGGCCAAGCAGGAGTCCGAGGAAAATTCGCAACAGAGGAAGCGCTGGTGA
- a CDS encoding energy-coupling factor transporter transmembrane component T family protein, with amino-acid sequence MTPLGLYQPGTSVLHRAAAGWKFLALLAFAVLIFVVHSPMGLGVTVLAVALAYLVARLPPRRCWQVVRLLVPVLVFVFAAQWWLLGFDSAAVVCLRLLAALGAANLFTLTTRVDDLVGAVERGLRPIRRFGLRPERIGLLVGLTLQAVAALSMIAGETREAQRARSAERSLPAFAVPFLVRTLRHADELGEALAARGVEDD; translated from the coding sequence TTGACTCCTCTCGGCCTCTATCAACCCGGCACCAGTGTGCTGCACCGTGCGGCGGCGGGGTGGAAGTTCCTGGCCCTGCTGGCCTTCGCCGTCCTGATCTTCGTCGTGCACTCGCCGATGGGGCTCGGCGTGACCGTGCTGGCCGTGGCGTTGGCCTATCTTGTGGCTCGGTTGCCCCCACGGCGCTGTTGGCAGGTCGTGCGCCTGCTGGTTCCGGTGCTGGTGTTCGTGTTCGCCGCGCAGTGGTGGCTGCTCGGGTTCGACAGTGCCGCCGTGGTGTGCCTGCGCCTGCTCGCCGCCTTGGGCGCCGCGAACCTGTTCACCCTGACGACCAGGGTCGACGACCTGGTCGGTGCCGTGGAACGCGGTCTGCGGCCGATCCGGCGGTTCGGGCTCCGGCCGGAGCGGATCGGGCTGCTGGTGGGCCTGACGCTGCAGGCCGTCGCGGCATTGTCGATGATCGCGGGCGAGACGCGCGAAGCGCAGCGCGCACGCAGCGCCGAGCGCTCCCTGCCTGCGTTCGCGGTGCCGTTTCTCGTCCGGACCCTGCGCCATGCCGACGAGCTCGGTGAGGCACTGGCGGCACGCGGCGTCGAGGACGACTGA